One Diospyros lotus cultivar Yz01 chromosome 1, ASM1463336v1, whole genome shotgun sequence genomic window carries:
- the LOC127795049 gene encoding G-type lectin S-receptor-like serine/threonine-protein kinase LECRK3: protein MAATTFILLIVSAIWNVEAAQTGGGGARNITRGSSLTPTGNSSWLSLSGLYAFGFYPQGKGGYAVGIFLAGIPDKTVVWTAKRDDPPPATTNLTLQLTADGRLILQSPQGQSIPIVETSENISSASMLDTGNFVLYNFNYKRIWQSFDYPTDTILPGQTLSGDQQLVSAASETDHSSGIFRLVMQSDGNLVQYPVEKGYPYAYWASGTYGKGPNVTLNLNNNGSLYMLDSGNAVIWNVAGGGFPKEDTIFLMRIDSDGIFRVYSYEKKGSRTWTSLWQPPIDMCSPRGLCGFNSICVPKDNKTDCKCLPGYNFINPDNRASGCQRNFFMQSCRDQERSVEYNMRVVEKMDWYRVSYVELSSITREACIEACLKDCNCEVALFGSDGSCRKQKLPLKWATGSDTIDTIVKVGTSDQPVSNKDPKKEIKKEKRVGILVTGVSLAGVALLVMLISGVAIYRNRIWAYRKISEKVDFESGEDVSLRAFTYSEMEQITEGFKHELGRGASATVYKGTIPYNQKVVAVKRLENLLMEGEREFQTEVKVIGRTHHRNLVRLIGYCIQGSNRLLVYEHMSNGSLADFLFAHGSRPSWNERTGIALDIARGILYLHNECETQIIHCDIKPQNILMDEHRRARISDFGLAKLLKPDQTNTFTGIRGTRGYVAPEWHRKHPVTVKADVYSFGVVLLEIICCRSCLDWSLVEEEAVIEEWVYDCFKAGELRKLVGEEEIDRRQLERMVKVGLWCIQDEPSMRPSMKKVVLMLEGTVDIPTPPDPTSFLSSI, encoded by the coding sequence ATGGCTGCAACCACCTTCATCCTTCTCATTGTCTCTGCGATATGGAACGTAGAAGCGGCTCAaacaggaggaggaggagctcGCAATATAACCAGAGGCTCTTCTCTCACGCCCACCGGCAACTCCTCCTGGCTCTCCCTCTCCGGTCTCTATGCCTTCGGATTCTACCCCCAAGGCAAAGGAGGCTATGCCGTCGGAATCTTTCTGGCCGGAATTCCGGACAAGACGGTGGTGTGGACTGCAAAGCGGGATGATCCGCCACCGGCTACCACCAATCTCACCCTTCAGCTCACTGCTGATGGCAGGCTCATACTGCAGTCCCCGCAAGGGCAGAGCATCCCCATTGTTGAAACTTCGGAGAACATTTCTTCGGCTTCCATGCTCGACACCGGCAATTTCGTGCTCTATAACTTCAACTACAAGAGGATCTGGCAGAGTTTTGACTACCCAACTGACACAATTCTACCTGGCCAGACCCTCTCAGGAGATCAACAGCTTGTGTCCGCCGCTTCAGAGACGGATCACTCCTCGGGCATTTTCAGGCTTGTTATGCAAAGTGACGGGAACCTTGTCCAGTATCCAGTCGAGAAGGGCTACCCATACGCATACTGGGCCTCGGGCACGTACGGAAAAGGACCTAATGTCACTCTGAATCTCAACAATAACGGCAGTCTCTATATGTTGGATTCAGGTAACGCCGTCATATGGAACGTAGCAGGAGGAGGATTTCCAAAGGAGGACACAATTTTCCTGATGAGAATCGATTCGGATGGCATCTTCAGAGTGTACTCATATGAAAAGAAGGGGAGCCGCACTTGGACTAGTCTGTGGCAACCTCCAATCGATATGTGTTCTCCGAGAGGTCTGTGCGGTTTTAACTCAATCTGTGTTCCAAAAGACAACAAAACCGACTGTAAGTGCCTTCCAGGATACAACTTTATTAACCCAGATAACAGGGCTTCTGGTTGTCAAAGGAACTTCTTTATGCAAAGCTGCAGAGACCAGGAACGGAGCGTTGAGTACAACATGAGGGTTGTGGAGAAAATGGACTGGTATAGAGTTTCGTACGTGGAGCTCTCGTCGATCACAAGAGAAGCCTGTATAGAAGCCTGCCTCAAGGACTGTAATTGCGAGGTTGCCCTGTTTGGCAGCGACGGCAGTTGCAGAAAACAAAAGCTTCCTTTGAAGTGGGCGACAGGATCGGACACCATCGATACTATTGTCAAAGTGGGTACATCTGATCAACCAGTGTCCAACAAAGATCCTAAAAAGGAaatcaagaaagagaagagagtgGGCATCCTAGTCACTGGTGTTTCACTTGCTGGGGTTGCCTTGCTTGTCATGCTAATTTCTGGAGTTGCTATTTACAGAAACCGCATTTGGGCGTACAGGAAGATCTCTGAGAAAGTGGACTTTGAATCGGGCGAGGATGTCTCTCTTCGGGCTTTTACTTACTCTGAGATGGAGCAGATCACAGAGGGATTCAAGCATGAGCTGGGTAGAGGAGCTTCTGCAACAGTTTACAAAGGGACCATTCCgtacaaccaaaaggttgttgccGTGAAGAGACTAGAGAACTTGTTAATGGAGGGGGAAAGAGAATTCCAGACAGAGGTGAAAGTGATAGGCAGAACTCATCATCGAAACCTTGTCCGGCTGATTGGCTACTGTATCCAAGGATCAAATAGGCTTCTCGTCTATGAACACATGAGCAACGGATCACTTGCAGATTTCCTCTTCGCACATGGAAGCCGACCAAGTTGGAACGAAAGAACCGGGATTGCTCTTGACATTGCTAGAGGCATCCTCTACCTCCACAATGAGTGCGAGACGCAGATCATCCATTGCGACATAAAGCCTCAGAACATACTCATGGATGAGCACAGGCGCGCCAGAATCAGCGACTTTGGATTGGCAAAGCTTTTGAAGCCGGACCAGACCAACACGTTCACGGGGATCAGAGGGACAAGAGGCTATGTGGCACCAGAATGGCATCGAAAACACCCTGTGACAGTCAAAGCAGACGTCTATAGCTTTGGGGTTGTGCTGCTAGAGATCATATGTTGTCGAAGCTGCTTGGATTGGAGCCTTGTGGAGGAAGAGGCTGTGATTGAGGAATGGGTGTACGATTGTTTCAAGGCGGGGGAGCTGAGAAAATTGGTGGGCGAGGAAGAGATAGATAGGAGGCAACTGGAGCGGATGGTTAAAGTGGGGCTGTGGTGCATACAAGATGAGCCATCCATGCGTCCTTCAATGAAGAAGGTTGTGCTAATGCTGGAAGGCACCGTGGACATCCCAACACCTCCCGATCCTACTTCCTTTCTAAGTTCCATCTGA